CGAAGTTGTCCGTGCAGTGGTAGATGGAGTAGACCGAGTCGCGGAACGTGTTGAAGTACCCGCTCACGAGGCACGCCCTGATGCGCGTGTCCATCGCCGTGGTGAAGAACGTGATCTGCCCGCCGCCCGAGATGCCCGTCATGCCCAGGCGGCCCGGGTCAACCTCCGGCCGCGCGGAGAGCCAGTCGAGCGCCCGCCGCGCGTCGAGCACGCGGTAGCTGATCATCGTCCGTCCGAGCATCAGCGCCGCGCCCGCCGGGACGATGCAGTACGTGCCGCCGTCCGGGTTCGCCCGAATCGCCTCCTCGTGGCGCCTCGACCCGAACGCGAGCTGCTCCATCGCCAGCGTCGGCAGGCCCGCCCTGCAGCACTGCAGCGCGTAGTCGAGCGGGTCACCCTCGCCCCCGACGCCGCCTATCAGGTCCTCCACCGACTTGCCGTGCCCCGGGACCGCCAGCACCGCCGGGCCCCTCGCCGGCCGCTCGTCCGGCAGGAGGTAGTACGCGGGCGCGAGCAGCCCGGGCTGGGTCTCCAGCTCGAGCTTCGTCCGCGAGTAGCCGGGGAACTTCCGCTCCTCGACGACGCGCGACTGCACCGGGCCGCCGGGCTTCCCCGGGGATCCGATAAGCCGGCGGAGGCGCGCGCGGGCCTTCTTCGCCCATGCGGACGCTTCCTCGGGCGTCGCGGCGTCGAACGGGAGTGCGGGAGCGGCGCTTTCGTACTCGCGCCGAAAGAAGACGTGGGGGTCGAGAGTCGGTTTCAAGTCGGGCCACCTCGAAAGTGTAGTTGCCCGATTATAGCACATCCGGCGCGTGGTCCGGGCCTCACGCGGCGGGGGTGAGGTCCATCGGAAGGAGGGTCTGGGGCTCCGGGCGCTTGATCCTCGGAGGTATCCTGCTCGCGGCCTGCGCGAGTCTCTGGGCGGCGCGGACCCGCCCTTCGGGTACGGCGGCGACCTCGGCGCGCTCGAAGGTGTACATCATCGCCTTGACCCTGATGTACAGCAGTGGAAGCCTGCCTCCCTGCGGCACCGGCTCCTCCCGGTTGATCTGACGGGTGACGCTCTCATCCGGGCAGAGTATGCGCACGCGGCGCGCGCCGATCTCCTCGGCGAGTTCCAGCGACCTGAGGACCGCCCGGTACGTCAGCTCCTCACGGGAGCCGTGAACCTGCTCGTAGACCCGGCTCGACTGGCCGGGGCCGACCGCCGGCGCGACTACGCCGATCCCGCCGGGACCCGAATCCGGCCTCCAGGCTGAGACCTGGATGCTCAACGGCCTACTGCCGACCCTGGTTCTTAGCATAGGTTGCTCCTCGGGGAAGTTCCGCGCTCCTGCCGCTCAGCGGTACGAGGAGCGTCTGGCCCTCGCGCAGGCAGGCGTCCCTCGGCAGTCCGTTCGCCTTTGCCAGGCCTTCCACCCGGGCCAGGATGTACCTCTCGGGGTCGCCGTACTTCTGCGCGATGCCCCACAGGGTGTCTCCGCGCGCGACGGTGATCTCCGCGTTCATCAGCGGCGTGTCTGGGGTCGAGAGTCTGCTCGTCCACGCGCATACGGCCAAAAGCACGGCGCTGCATGCGGCGAGGAGCAGGGTGCGCTCGATCTGATGGATCCTGCGCCTCCTGCGCCCTCCGTGAACTCCTGTCCGCGTGTACCTCAGTCTCGCACACATCATCGCGGTCCCTCCCGCTATGCAAACTTAAGTTTGCCCCTCCCCTCTAATCTACAGGGATTCTGCAGGATTGTCAAGATGTTTTTTCCCATCGAGACGGAAAAGCAAACAAGTGCGCCGCAACCGCGGTTCGGTCCTGATCCCGCGAACAGTCTACCGGAGGTGTCTGACAGGCGGGTTACAGGCGGACTAGCTCTTTCTGAATCCGCCGGGGTCGCGAGGGAGGAGCGGCCCGCCTCAGACCGGCGGGAGGTCCTTCAGGGCCGCCGCGAGTTCTTCGCTCCCGGCGACGGGACGAGTCGGCGCGCCCGGCTGCGAGACGTAGGCGACCGGCTCCGCCCGCGAGGGATACTCGGCCTCGCCGATCCGCAGCGGGTCCTCGTCCGGGTCGAGGATGCGGATGATCTTCTTCGGCTCGTAGGCGCGCAGTCCCGCCCTGAGCATCCGGCCCGTCTCCGTGTCGCCCCGCCTGCCCACGACGACGATCTGCATCGGCGCCGCGAGATACAGGTCCAGCGCGAGGCCGTATCCCGCGCCGATGATGCTCTCGACCATGCGCGGGTACGAGACCGCCTCGAGCGCGCGGCCGGCCGCTTCCCGGTACGATGCGTCGCCGGCCAGGTAGCTCAGTTCGATCAGCATGCGGGCGGAGCAGGCGTTCTCCTCGAACGGCTTGTGGGGCCGGTAGCCGCCGAGAGTCTCCGCGGAACCCGGATGCTGGTAGTAGAACCCGCCGCGCTCCCGGTCCTGCATCTCCTCCAGCATCACCCGCGCGATCCGCACTGCATGCTCCAGATATTCCCGCCTGCCGGTCGTCTGGAAGCCGTCAATGAGCGCCCGGGCGAAGTGCGCCTGGTTCGCGAGCAGGCCGGGCAGGCGCGGCTCGCCGTCGTTGTAGTGGTAGACCAGCCCGTCCCGCAGGTTCTCGCGCAGGAGGCGTTCGACGGTCTCGGCCGCGAAGCCGCCCGCGTCCGCGTCGTCGGCGGCGCCGCAGAGCCGGAAGTACGCGGAGCACATCATGGAGTTCCAGCCGGCGTATACCGCCCGGTCAACGTAAGGGACGCCGATCGCCAGGCGCTCGTCCTCGCCCTTCGCGAAATACTCCTCGCCGGTGACGAGGTCGGCCTCGGGCTCGTGGCTGCCCGCGTCGGCGTCCTGGCTGCCGTAGAACCCGCCGCGCTCCCGGTCCGAGAGGAAGCGCTCCACGTAGCGCCGGATGCCGAGCGCGATCTCGAGGTACTTCTCTTCGCCGGTGACCTGGTAGGCCTCCACGTAGTTCTCCAGCGCGCCGGCCTGGGTGTAGAGCATCTTCTCGTAGTGCGGATGCCGCCAGTGAGGGTCCACGGAGTAGCGGTACATCCCGCCCCAGACCGGGTCCATCAGGCCGGCCATCCCGTCGAGGGTGGTACGGGCGATCTCCAGCATGTGCTCGTCGCCGCTCCGGCGGTACAGGAGGAAGGCGAGGCGCACCGCGTCCGGGAACGGGAACTTAGGCTCCGTGCCGAACCCGCCGTTCGCCCAGTCGAACTCCCGCCGTAGGACCGCGTCGAGCGCGTCGAGCGCCCGGGCGTCGAGCGTCTCGCCGGGGTGTTCCAGGCGCCTGCGCTCGACCTCAGCCTCCTCGGTCATC
This DNA window, taken from Armatimonadota bacterium, encodes the following:
- a CDS encoding acetylxylan esterase, which translates into the protein MKPTLDPHVFFRREYESAAPALPFDAATPEEASAWAKKARARLRRLIGSPGKPGGPVQSRVVEERKFPGYSRTKLELETQPGLLAPAYYLLPDERPARGPAVLAVPGHGKSVEDLIGGVGGEGDPLDYALQCCRAGLPTLAMEQLAFGSRRHEEAIRANPDGGTYCIVPAGAALMLGRTMISYRVLDARRALDWLSARPEVDPGRLGMTGISGGGQITFFTTAMDTRIRACLVSGYFNTFRDSVYSIYHCTDNFVPGILRWYEMPDMVGMIAPRYAFFEQGDRDPIFPAAGFRQAVAKAREVYAAWGVPKRMDAQVFHGEHEWNGGKGIPWLVKSLSGSG
- a CDS encoding reverse transcriptase-like protein, which codes for MLRTRVGSRPLSIQVSAWRPDSGPGGIGVVAPAVGPGQSSRVYEQVHGSREELTYRAVLRSLELAEEIGARRVRILCPDESVTRQINREEPVPQGGRLPLLYIRVKAMMYTFERAEVAAVPEGRVRAAQRLAQAASRIPPRIKRPEPQTLLPMDLTPAA
- a CDS encoding LysM peptidoglycan-binding domain-containing protein yields the protein MMCARLRYTRTGVHGGRRRRRIHQIERTLLLAACSAVLLAVCAWTSRLSTPDTPLMNAEITVARGDTLWGIAQKYGDPERYILARVEGLAKANGLPRDACLREGQTLLVPLSGRSAELPRGATYAKNQGRQ
- a CDS encoding thioredoxin domain-containing protein, whose translation is MARDRSSEIRWEEWSSEAFDRARREGKPVLLTIGAPWCHWCHVLDRTSYSDPDVIALINDRFVPVRVHADRRPDLQDRYLMGGWPTTAVLTPDARILTGSTYMPPEQMLRVLRQADQVYREDRETVTMRVARMTEEAEVERRRLEHPGETLDARALDALDAVLRREFDWANGGFGTEPKFPFPDAVRLAFLLYRRSGDEHMLEIARTTLDGMAGLMDPVWGGMYRYSVDPHWRHPHYEKMLYTQAGALENYVEAYQVTGEEKYLEIALGIRRYVERFLSDRERGGFYGSQDADAGSHEPEADLVTGEEYFAKGEDERLAIGVPYVDRAVYAGWNSMMCSAYFRLCGAADDADAGGFAAETVERLLRENLRDGLVYHYNDGEPRLPGLLANQAHFARALIDGFQTTGRREYLEHAVRIARVMLEEMQDRERGGFYYQHPGSAETLGGYRPHKPFEENACSARMLIELSYLAGDASYREAAGRALEAVSYPRMVESIIGAGYGLALDLYLAAPMQIVVVGRRGDTETGRMLRAGLRAYEPKKIIRILDPDEDPLRIGEAEYPSRAEPVAYVSQPGAPTRPVAGSEELAAALKDLPPV